One Loxodonta africana isolate mLoxAfr1 chromosome 15, mLoxAfr1.hap2, whole genome shotgun sequence genomic window carries:
- the THYN1 gene encoding thymocyte nuclear protein 1, protein MPKSQKRLTGAAGSDKKGPSGKRTKTGNPDGASAKMENSSPQKTSASKNCGKNSSSHWLMKSEPESRLEKGVDVKFGIEDLKAQPNQTTCWDGVRNYQARNFLRAMKLEEEAFFYHSNCKDPGIAGLMKIVKEAYPDHTQFEKNSPHYDPSSKKDNPKWSMVDVQFVRMMKRFIPLAELKTHHQAHKATGGPLKDMALFTRQRLSVQPLTQEEFDFILSLEEKEPS, encoded by the exons ACAAGAAGGGGCCATCAGGAAAACGTACCAAAACTGGGAACCCAGATGGGGCATCAGCTAAAATGGAGAACTCTAGCCCTCAGAAGACTTCAGCCTCTAAGAATTGTGGAAAGAATTCAAGCAGCCACTGGCTGATGAAGTCAGAGCCAGAGAGCCGACTAGAGAAAGGTGTAGATGTGAAG TTTGGCATTGAGGATCTCAAAGCACAGCCCAATCAGACAACATGCTGGGATGGTGTTCGAAACTACCAG GCCCGGAACTTCCTTAGAGCCATGAAGCTGGAAGAAGAGGCCTTCTTCTACCACAGCAACTGCAAAGACCCAGGCATTGCGGGGCTTATGAAG ATTGTGAAGGAAGCCTACCCGGACCACACGCAGTTTGAGAAAAACAGTCCCCATTATGACCCATCCAGCAAAAAGGACAACCCCAAATGGTCTATG GTGGATGTACAGTTTGTTCGAATGATGAAGCGTTTCATTCCCCTGGCTGAGCTCAAAACCCACCACCAAGCTCACAAGGCCACTGGCGGCCCCTTAAAAGACATGGCTCTCTTCACTCGCCAGAGACTCTCAGTTCAGCCGTTGACCCAAG AAGAGTTTGATTTTATTTTGAGCCTGGAAGAAAAGGAACCAAGTTAA